CCGCTGGTAGCCCTGCCGTTCATACTCCCGCCTGCGGCGGACCGGCCGGCCATCAGAGGGACTCGGCCTTCGCCGCGATGTCGGCGAGGTCCTTCACCAGTGCCTTGCGCGTGATGCTCATGCCGATCTTGCCGAAGAGGGCCATCATGATTTTGCTCATGAGGGTGGGCTTGAGCACCTGGGCACCGAAGGTCAGGGTGAGGTCGGTCCCGCCGCCGTCGCCGGCAAGCATGAAACGCGTGGTGTAGTCCGCGCCGCCCTGGAGGGCTTTCACCGTGGTGCTGCCGGCCCGCGTCGGTGACGGCGGCTCAGCCTGGGACACCCACATTTCCACGGTTTCGGCCCGGCCCATCATGGTGCGGGTTTCCTTCCACCGCGTGCCTTCGCCGTAGGCGCCCTCGCTGAGCATTTGGATGGAGTCCACCCCGGACAGGGTGGCGGCCGAGCCGGGAATGTCCGAGATCACGGCCCACACCTCGTCCGGACTGGCGTTGACGTGCTGGGAAAGGGTGGTCTTGTGGTCCATACCTTCGAGCCTAGCCGGGAGGGCCGGCAACCGTCACGGACCTGCCCCGCGCCTCCTGGGAATTCCCCTGGAGCCGAAGAAAAACTTCACTTGAATTAGTAAGCATGCTTTGTGTTATGGTGAAAGCGCTTAGTTTTTACCGGCAACGAGAGGTGGAATACACCATGGGTATCGGCGACAAAATCCAGAACGAAGCAGAGCACCTCGGCGGCAAGGCCAAGGAAGCGGCCGGCAACGCCACGGACAATGACCGTCTGCGCGCAGAGGGTCAGAAGGACCAGGTTGTTGCTGACGCCAAGAAAATTGGCGAAAACGTGAAGGACGAGTTTAAAAAAGACTAGAGCATCACTTGCGGGAGCTACGCTCCTGCCAGCGGAACCGGCGGCGGGCAATTCCCTTGGGGGATGCCCGCCGCCTTTTTGTGAGATTCTCAGGTGACAGCCACGGCCGACGGAAGGTCCAAACGATGACGATCATCGACCTCAGCGGGGCCGGCATTGCCTCCCGGAACCTGCGCGGCTACCTCTCGGAGCCGACGGGCGCCGGTCCGTTTCCTGCCGTCCTGATGATCCACGAGGCATTCGGCCTCAACGACATCGCCCGGCGCCACGCGGACAGGCTGGCAGCTGCCGGCTACCTCACCCTGGCGGTGGACCTCTTCAGCGACGGCGGCCCGCGGAGCTGCCTCGTCTCCACCATGAGATCGATGCTTTCCGGTTCCGGGAAGGCGTTCACCGATCTGGCCGCCGCGCAGGCCTGGCTGGAAGAGTCGGGCCGTACCACCGGCAAAATGGGCGTGATCGGCTTTTGCATGGGCGGCGGGTTCGCCCTGCTGATCGCCCGGAACGGCTTCGATGCCGCGGCGGTCAATTATGGCCGGCTGCCGAAGAACCCGGAGGAGGCCCTGATGGGCGCGTGCCCGCTGGTGGGCAACTTCGGCAAGAAGGACCGCACCCTGCCCGGCGCGGCCGCGAAACTCGAGGCCGCCCTGGACACCCTCGGGATTGAGCACGACATCAAGGAATTCGAAGGTGCCGGCCACGCCTTTATGAACGACGCCGAGGAGGGTCCACGTCCGTTGCGGCCGCTCTTCCGCGTGATGGGCATCAGGCCGGACCCGGAGGCTGCCGCTGAGGCCTGGCAGCGGATCGAAGACCACTTCGCGAAGCATCTGAAGAACTAAACCCCGTCGATTGCTCCGTAAGCGCCGTTTTGGGGCCTCAAAAGGGCCGTCACGGAGCAACCGATGAGGGAAAGGGGAACGACGACGGCGGCGGCCACCTCGGGGAGGTGACCGCCGCCGTCGTCGTACTACTGCGAAAGTGCTAGCTGAAGAGTTCGCTCTTGGGCTGGTTGTTCTTGACCTTCTGCCAGCCGAGCCACAGCACCAGGGCGAAGAACGGGACGGTCGCGAGGGTCCACAAGCCCAGGAAGAACACCTCGCCGGTGGCCTTGTCGGTCATGGTGTCGAAGCCGATCAGCACGGTGATGGCCAGCAGGGCGATGAGTCCGGCCCAGCTGGTCCACGGCGAACCCGGCATGGGCAGCTCGGAGACGCGGCCCTTCTTGTGGCGCAGCGCAATCTGGCTGGCGAAGATGGCGCCCCACGTGAAGATCACGCCGATGGATGCGGTGTTGAGTGCGAGGTCGAAGGCGTGCGAGCCGCCCAGCCAGATGTTCAGCAGGATGCCCACGAGGTAGAACGCGGCGATCGCGAGGATGGCTGCATACGGAACGTGGCGCGAGGACATCCTGGTGAGCCACTTCGGGGCGTGGCC
This genomic window from Arthrobacter sp. 24S4-2 contains:
- a CDS encoding dienelactone hydrolase family protein, which gives rise to MTIIDLSGAGIASRNLRGYLSEPTGAGPFPAVLMIHEAFGLNDIARRHADRLAAAGYLTLAVDLFSDGGPRSCLVSTMRSMLSGSGKAFTDLAAAQAWLEESGRTTGKMGVIGFCMGGGFALLIARNGFDAAAVNYGRLPKNPEEALMGACPLVGNFGKKDRTLPGAAAKLEAALDTLGIEHDIKEFEGAGHAFMNDAEEGPRPLRPLFRVMGIRPDPEAAAEAWQRIEDHFAKHLKN
- a CDS encoding SRPBCC family protein; protein product: MDHKTTLSQHVNASPDEVWAVISDIPGSAATLSGVDSIQMLSEGAYGEGTRWKETRTMMGRAETVEMWVSQAEPPSPTRAGSTTVKALQGGADYTTRFMLAGDGGGTDLTLTFGAQVLKPTLMSKIMMALFGKIGMSITRKALVKDLADIAAKAESL
- a CDS encoding CsbD family protein, with product MGIGDKIQNEAEHLGGKAKEAAGNATDNDRLRAEGQKDQVVADAKKIGENVKDEFKKD